One Sulfurihydrogenibium subterraneum DSM 15120 DNA segment encodes these proteins:
- a CDS encoding M23 family metallopeptidase codes for MRKLFVLLFFILIFGLAYFSGILNFSKPIVEYKGLNSLGSEGIIDVNVKDEKPGLNSVEVFLKQGNQIVKIYSTNLDGKKEEEIKIKVNPKSYGFLEGKGSIIVEATDKSLLKNKAILEKEINFDFTPPTISIVNYTQNMINGGTGFVFFQSNEELKDANVNVGEVNFKCLKINQTYICPFSIPYYFDSVKPIILNVSDYAGNDIKQGLGINIKWITYAKSILDIDDNFIENKVKPLSDKNFNNPVDLFRYVNVEIRKRNEDLIHKKSSECKNLKPMFEGEFIYLENSAKLGGFADYRKYRYNGQIIEGADAYHKGFDFASVKNANVKASNNGEVVFAGFLGIYGNSVIIDHGLCVYTLYSHLSQINVKEGQKVVKGQLIGKTGATGLAVGDHLHYGVLVNGIEVNPVEWFDIKWLNTRFYDTYKTIGGEK; via the coding sequence ATGAGAAAGCTATTTGTACTCTTATTTTTTATTTTAATTTTCGGTTTAGCTTATTTTAGCGGAATTCTAAACTTTTCAAAACCAATAGTAGAGTACAAAGGTTTAAACTCTTTAGGTAGTGAAGGTATTATTGATGTTAATGTAAAAGATGAAAAACCGGGTCTAAACAGCGTAGAGGTGTTTTTAAAACAAGGAAATCAAATTGTAAAAATATACAGCACTAATTTAGACGGTAAAAAAGAGGAAGAGATAAAAATTAAAGTAAATCCAAAAAGTTATGGATTTTTAGAAGGTAAAGGAAGCATAATAGTAGAAGCAACAGATAAATCCTTACTTAAAAACAAAGCTATATTAGAAAAAGAAATTAACTTTGATTTTACGCCACCTACCATCTCAATAGTAAATTACACTCAAAATATGATAAATGGTGGAACTGGATTTGTATTTTTCCAATCTAATGAAGAACTAAAAGATGCAAATGTTAATGTAGGTGAGGTTAACTTTAAATGTTTAAAGATAAATCAGACTTATATCTGTCCTTTTAGCATTCCATACTACTTTGATAGTGTAAAACCTATAATCTTGAACGTATCTGATTATGCAGGAAATGATATAAAGCAAGGTTTAGGAATAAATATAAAATGGATAACTTATGCAAAATCTATTTTAGATATAGATGATAACTTTATAGAAAATAAAGTAAAACCATTGTCAGATAAAAACTTTAACAATCCAGTTGACCTTTTTAGGTATGTAAACGTAGAAATTAGAAAAAGAAACGAAGATTTAATACACAAAAAATCATCAGAATGTAAAAACTTAAAACCTATGTTTGAAGGAGAATTTATATATTTGGAAAACTCAGCCAAACTGGGTGGTTTTGCAGACTATAGAAAATACAGGTATAACGGTCAAATAATAGAAGGAGCAGACGCATATCACAAAGGATTTGATTTTGCTTCTGTAAAAAATGCCAATGTTAAAGCTTCTAACAATGGAGAAGTTGTTTTTGCAGGATTTTTAGGCATATACGGAAACAGTGTAATAATAGACCATGGTTTATGTGTCTATACTCTTTACTCTCACTTAAGCCAGATTAATGTTAAAGAAGGACAAAAAGTAGTCAAGGGACAACTTATCGGAAAAACAGGAGCTACTGGTTTAGCCGTGGGAGACCACTTACACTATGGTGTTTTAGTAAACGGTATAGAAGTAAACCCTGTAGAATGGTTTGATATAAAATGGCTAAACACAAGATTCTACGATACATACAAAACAATAGGAGGTGAAAAGTAG
- the fsa gene encoding fructose-6-phosphate aldolase, whose product MKFFIDTADIEEIRKANSLGFLDGVTTNPTLIAKTKRPFMEVVKEILSEIPDKPVSLEVASTDFQGMVREGEKLAELGKNVVIKIPMTVEGLKAVKYFESKGIKTNVTLVFSPAQALLAMKLGASYISPFVGRLDDISHTGMDLIRQIKTIKENYCFKSEIIVASVRNPIHVLESAIIGADIATIPYNVISQLAKHPLTDIGLERFLKDWESVPEKPF is encoded by the coding sequence ATGAAGTTTTTCATTGACACAGCAGATATAGAAGAGATAAGAAAAGCCAACAGTTTAGGATTTTTAGACGGAGTTACCACAAACCCTACATTGATAGCAAAAACAAAAAGACCATTTATGGAAGTTGTTAAAGAAATTCTAAGTGAAATTCCTGATAAACCTGTGAGCCTTGAAGTTGCAAGCACAGACTTTCAAGGAATGGTAAGAGAAGGTGAAAAATTAGCAGAACTTGGAAAAAACGTAGTAATAAAAATACCAATGACTGTAGAAGGATTAAAAGCTGTAAAATATTTTGAAAGCAAAGGAATAAAAACAAATGTAACACTTGTTTTTTCACCTGCACAAGCACTGCTTGCTATGAAGTTAGGAGCTTCTTACATATCACCTTTTGTAGGTCGTTTAGACGATATAAGCCATACAGGAATGGATTTAATAAGGCAGATAAAGACAATAAAAGAAAACTACTGTTTTAAATCAGAAATAATCGTAGCATCTGTGAGAAATCCGATACATGTTCTTGAATCTGCAATAATAGGAGCAGATATAGCAACAATACCTTACAATGTAATATCTCAACTTGCAAAACATCCATTAACAGATATAGGATTAGAAAGATTTTTAAAAGACTGGGAAAGTGTACCAGAAAAACCTTTTTAA
- a CDS encoding DUF2103 domain-containing protein has product MKYRKKGIKREHSIIEDFEKDLQTLVEEGLIKSAIPGRIYTSPKAQSGRKVITYQYDTESGAKLLIKKGSTVQEVFVITDKREELKEYVKTKYII; this is encoded by the coding sequence ATGAAGTACCGAAAAAAAGGTATAAAAAGAGAGCATTCAATAATAGAAGATTTTGAGAAAGACCTACAGACCCTCGTCGAAGAGGGTCTTATAAAATCAGCAATTCCTGGTAGAATATACACAAGTCCGAAAGCACAAAGCGGTAGAAAGGTAATAACTTACCAGTATGATACAGAATCGGGAGCAAAACTACTAATAAAAAAAGGTTCAACTGTTCAAGAAGTGTTTGTTATTACAGATAAAAGAGAAGAGTTAAAAGAGTATGTAAAAACTAAATATATTATATAA
- the dnaA gene encoding chromosomal replication initiator protein DnaA: MESKEIFTNKIWVNVLADLKEKVDENTYSLLSGLDNVEIKNNSLYIYTPDNVYKTWILADLLEDITSSAKKVIGQDVNIKVISLKEIKNQKKEEEKKQEDKNFYGYLTLNPKLTFKNLVIGNNNKVAYQSCIAVAENPGKIFNPLFIYGDVGLGKTHMLHATAYHLLKRNQNAKIIYTTADTFASEMFSYIQKGMILEFRKRYKDVDLLLMDDIQFLVGKERTQIEFYHIFNILYTTGKQIILSSDQPPNSLRGIEKRLISRFNSGLIVEITKPDLETKISIINKKASEYNIAIPREVAIFLSKIVNSSVRELEGAVKRLKAYCEIMGRPLNLETAKTVLKDIVELKEIKPISVETIIDEVCNYFKIDKKDLLSDKKNKNLVIARQIAMYLSKTLTEESLSSLSTYFKKKNHSTIISACNKVEDLIDKDRKFKLIVDFLKDKLIAS, translated from the coding sequence ATGGAAAGCAAGGAAATTTTCACAAACAAAATATGGGTTAATGTCCTTGCTGATTTGAAGGAAAAAGTGGATGAAAACACATATTCCTTACTTTCTGGATTAGATAATGTAGAAATCAAAAACAACAGTTTATATATATATACACCAGATAATGTATATAAAACATGGATTTTAGCAGATTTGTTAGAAGATATAACTTCATCTGCTAAAAAAGTGATAGGACAAGATGTTAATATCAAAGTTATTTCATTAAAAGAGATAAAAAACCAAAAAAAAGAGGAAGAAAAAAAACAAGAAGACAAAAACTTTTACGGATATCTAACTTTAAATCCAAAGTTAACTTTTAAAAACTTGGTCATAGGAAATAACAATAAGGTTGCATACCAATCATGTATAGCAGTGGCAGAAAATCCCGGAAAAATATTTAATCCACTTTTTATTTATGGAGATGTTGGTCTTGGAAAAACTCATATGTTACATGCTACTGCATACCATTTACTAAAAAGAAATCAAAATGCAAAAATAATATATACAACAGCAGACACGTTCGCATCTGAGATGTTTTCTTATATCCAAAAAGGAATGATTTTAGAGTTTAGAAAGAGATACAAAGATGTTGATTTACTACTGATGGATGATATTCAATTTCTTGTTGGTAAAGAGAGAACTCAAATTGAGTTTTATCACATATTTAACATTCTTTATACTACAGGAAAACAGATTATACTATCATCAGATCAGCCACCAAATAGTCTTAGAGGTATAGAAAAAAGATTAATAAGTAGATTTAATAGCGGCTTAATCGTGGAAATAACAAAGCCAGACTTAGAAACAAAAATCAGTATAATAAATAAAAAGGCAAGTGAATACAACATAGCAATACCCCGAGAAGTTGCAATCTTTTTATCAAAAATAGTAAACTCAAGTGTTAGAGAACTTGAAGGAGCTGTTAAAAGATTAAAGGCATACTGTGAGATAATGGGAAGACCATTAAACCTTGAAACAGCAAAAACAGTTTTAAAAGATATTGTAGAGCTGAAAGAAATTAAACCTATTTCTGTAGAAACTATTATAGATGAAGTTTGCAATTACTTCAAAATTGATAAAAAAGATTTACTTAGTGATAAGAAAAATAAAAACTTGGTCATTGCAAGGCAAATAGCTATGTATTTATCAAAGACCCTTACAGAAGAGTCATTGTCCTCACTATCTACATACTTTAAAAAGAAAAATCACTCGACTATTATAAGTGCTTGCAATAAAGTAGAAGATTTAATTGATAAAGATAGAAAATTTAAGTTGATAGTAGACTTTCTAAAAGATAAACTTATTGCATCATAA
- a CDS encoding branched-chain amino acid transaminase gives MGIVYFENKFVEEEEAKISIKTNSFHYGTAVFEGIRAYYNKENDTMYGLFFKEHYQRLFKNMRILNMEIEESIDELVEITKELVKRNNHKEDVYIRPIVYFSDLAIGPKLIGYTAKIAIYTLPLGDYIDTDKGIKAKVSSWVRLNDNMIPPRLKVTGAYVNSALAKTEALLAGAEEAIVLNKNGFVSEGSAENIFIVRDGKLITPPVSDDILEGITRKAVIDIASDLGISVIERSLARTELYVADEVFFCGTGAQISPVIEIDGRKIGSGTVGEITKKIKDIYFDAVRGKVEKYKNWIVEIK, from the coding sequence ATGGGTATAGTTTACTTTGAAAATAAATTTGTGGAAGAAGAAGAGGCAAAAATCAGCATTAAAACAAACTCTTTTCACTATGGAACAGCTGTATTTGAAGGGATAAGAGCTTACTACAACAAAGAAAATGATACTATGTACGGTCTATTTTTCAAAGAACATTACCAAAGACTTTTTAAAAATATGAGAATATTGAATATGGAAATAGAAGAGAGTATAGATGAATTAGTGGAGATAACAAAAGAGTTAGTAAAAAGAAACAACCATAAAGAAGATGTTTATATTAGACCAATAGTTTACTTCTCTGACCTTGCAATAGGTCCAAAGTTAATCGGTTATACTGCAAAGATTGCCATATACACACTCCCACTTGGAGACTACATAGATACAGACAAAGGTATTAAAGCAAAAGTCTCATCTTGGGTAAGACTTAACGATAATATGATTCCACCGAGACTGAAAGTTACAGGAGCCTACGTAAACAGCGCTTTAGCAAAAACAGAAGCATTGTTGGCTGGTGCAGAAGAAGCAATTGTCTTAAATAAAAACGGTTTTGTATCTGAAGGAAGTGCAGAGAATATATTTATAGTAAGAGATGGAAAACTTATAACTCCGCCTGTTAGTGATGATATTTTAGAAGGTATAACAAGAAAAGCTGTGATTGATATTGCATCTGACTTAGGAATTTCTGTTATAGAAAGAAGTCTTGCAAGAACAGAGCTTTATGTGGCTGATGAGGTGTTTTTCTGTGGAACAGGAGCTCAAATATCACCTGTGATAGAGATAGACGGTAGAAAAATAGGAAGTGGAACTGTTGGAGAGATAACTAAAAAGATAAAAGATATCTACTTTGACGCAGTAAGAGGAAAGGTAGAAAAGTATAAAAATTGGATTGTTGAGATAAAGTGA
- the rpsU gene encoding 30S ribosomal protein S21 — protein MATVVVEGDFEKALKKFKKIIEKEGILTEYKRREFYEKPSVKRKRKERAARKRLIKALKKKGLL, from the coding sequence ATGGCAACAGTCGTAGTAGAAGGAGATTTTGAAAAAGCATTAAAGAAATTCAAAAAGATTATTGAAAAAGAAGGTATCTTAACAGAATATAAAAGAAGAGAGTTTTACGAAAAACCATCTGTTAAAAGAAAAAGAAAAGAAAGAGCTGCAAGAAAAAGATTAATAAAGGCATTAAAGAAAAAGGGATTGCTGTAA
- a CDS encoding GatB/YqeY domain-containing protein, with protein sequence MAELFKKLQEEMKAAMKSGDKDRLSTIRMLISEIKKVQIDSKKELSDEEIISILQKYVKQRKEAYQQYSQAGREDLANKELKEVEVVQEFLPQPLSEEEISEIVEETIKEVGATSVKDMGKVVKAVMEKVKGRAEGSVVSKIVKEKLS encoded by the coding sequence ATGGCTGAGCTTTTCAAAAAGCTTCAAGAAGAAATGAAAGCCGCTATGAAAAGCGGCGATAAAGATAGATTATCTACTATCAGAATGTTAATCTCAGAGATTAAAAAAGTTCAGATAGATTCAAAAAAAGAACTTTCCGATGAAGAGATTATATCAATTCTTCAAAAGTACGTAAAACAGAGAAAGGAAGCTTATCAGCAATACTCACAAGCAGGAAGAGAAGATTTAGCTAACAAAGAACTTAAGGAGGTAGAAGTAGTACAAGAGTTTTTACCTCAACCTCTTTCAGAAGAGGAAATCAGTGAAATAGTTGAAGAGACAATTAAAGAAGTTGGTGCAACCTCTGTTAAAGATATGGGAAAAGTTGTTAAGGCAGTAATGGAAAAAGTTAAAGGAAGAGCTGAAGGGTCTGTTGTAAGTAAAATAGTTAAAGAAAAGTTAAGTTAA
- a CDS encoding CvpA family protein, translating to MLDFILVLAFLYFLLLGIYRGFLNLVFKFLGFFSGIFVGIAFYKPFSSILSNVFSASPSVINFLSFLLIILAVMGFSLILEKVLKRFIYTKKYIKLGDRILGGVLGIFVFVACVLFLVNLKEKNEIANTLLSKSQIVSFISKSNYKN from the coding sequence ATGCTTGATTTTATACTTGTCTTGGCTTTTTTATACTTTTTACTACTTGGTATTTATAGAGGTTTTTTAAATCTTGTTTTTAAATTTTTGGGTTTTTTTAGCGGTATCTTTGTAGGTATCGCTTTTTATAAACCCTTTAGTAGCATACTTTCTAATGTCTTCTCTGCAAGTCCCTCAGTAATAAACTTTTTATCATTTCTACTTATTATTCTTGCTGTAATGGGTTTTAGTCTAATACTGGAAAAAGTATTAAAAAGATTTATCTACACTAAAAAATACATAAAGTTAGGAGATAGAATCTTGGGCGGAGTTTTAGGAATTTTTGTCTTTGTTGCCTGTGTCTTGTTTTTGGTTAATTTAAAAGAAAAGAATGAAATTGCAAACACTCTACTATCCAAATCTCAAATCGTATCATTTATTTCCAAA